The Tamandua tetradactyla isolate mTamTet1 chromosome 23, mTamTet1.pri, whole genome shotgun sequence genome includes a window with the following:
- the LOC143666581 gene encoding olfactory receptor 5AP2-like has translation MNRNMKETQSRNQTEVTEFILLGLSENPDLQTILFGLFLSIYMATMVGNLGMIMLIKIDPCLHTPMYYFLSSLSFVDASYSSSVTPKMLVNLVIENKVISFNGCAAQFYFFGSFLGTECFLLTTMAYDRYAAIWNPLLYPVLMSERICFLLVATSFLAGFGNATIHTGMTFRLSFCNSNRINHFYCDTPPLLKLSCSDTYINGIVIMAFSSFIVISCVMIILTSYLCILIAILRMPSSEGRQKAFSTCASHLMAVTIFFGTILFMYLRPTSNYSMEQDKVVSVFYTVVIPLLNPPIYSLKNKDVKEALKKILQKHIP, from the coding sequence ATGAACAGAAATATGAAAGagactcaaagcaggaatcaaacAGAAGTGACAGAATTTATTCTCTTAGGACTCTCAGAGAACCCAGATCTACAAACTATCCTCTTTGGATTGTTTCTGTCAATCTACATGGCAACGATGGTGGGTAATTTGGGAATGATCATGTTGATTAAGATTGATCCCTGtctccacacccccatgtactacTTTCTCAGCAGCCTCTCCTTTGTCGATGCCTCTTACTCCTCTTCTGTCACTCCTAAGATGCTAGTGAACCTTGTAATTGAGAATAAGGTGATTTCTTTCAATGGATGTGCTGCCCAGTTCTACTTTTTTGGCTCCTTCCTGGGGACTGAGTGCTTCCTGTTGACCACGATGGCATATGACCGCTATGCAGCCATTTGGAACCCCCTGCTCTACCCTGTTCTCATGTCGGAGAGAATTTGCTTCTTGCTGGTGGCTACCTCATTCCTAGCAGGCTTTGGAAATGCAACCATTCACACAGGGATGACTTTCAGATTGTCCTTTTGTAACTCTAATAGGATCAACCATTTCTACTGTGACACACCACCTCTGCTCAAACTTTCTTGCTCTGACACCTACATCAATGGCATTGTCATCATGGCTTTCTCCAGTTTTATTGTAATCAGCTGCGTTATGATCATCCTCACATCCTACTTATGCATCCTTATTGCCATCTTGAGGATGCCATCATCAGAAGGCAGGCAAAAAGCTTTCTCCACCTGTGCTTCCCACCTTATGGCTGTCACCATATTCTTTGGGACAATTCTCTTCATGTATCTGCGCCCTACCTCTAACTACTCAATGGAGCAGGATAAGGTTGTGTCTGTCTTTTATACAGTGGTCATCCCTTTGCTAAATCCCCCCATCtacagtttgaaaaataaagatgtgAAAGAAGCCCTAAAGAAAATCTTACAGAAGCACATACCTTAA